One stretch of Tepiditoga spiralis DNA includes these proteins:
- a CDS encoding Do family serine endopeptidase gives MKKLLLLTTVVILSLNLFAFVNPNYESPVVNVVKEAAPAVVNIEASGKRTVATNPQFDDFFKRFFGGEIPGYQQEQEYTSLGTGFLFNKDGYILTNYHVVGGSDKITVTSVNGKKYKAKYIGGDNDLDIAVIKIDNKDNLPVLEIADSDNIEIGSWAIAIGNPLGFKNTVTVGVVSALNRKIEKPDGNGYYINLIQTDAAINPGNSGGPLLNIHAQVMGINTVIVNPQSGFVNLGFAIPINMAKRFADSIINGGKIEKAYLGVYMQPVTENLKNALGLKVDKGAYVSSVEKDSPADKNGIKKGDVIIKINNFKTDSAEELASIIKTFPAGTTVTVTLNRKGKEIKLEIPLGKRSSVVATAKKEYFGMSVRNLTSDDLSALRLPKDFHGVIVEEVNKGYAAQLGIKKDDVIYEAALNGREYQIKNVSDWNKIFSNLKKNSYVAFMVRRNNYSVTVSFYYRGE, from the coding sequence ATGAAAAAACTTCTTTTATTAACAACTGTTGTTATTCTTTCTTTAAATTTATTTGCATTTGTAAATCCTAATTATGAAAGTCCTGTTGTTAATGTTGTTAAAGAAGCAGCTCCTGCTGTTGTTAACATAGAAGCTTCTGGTAAAAGAACTGTTGCAACGAATCCCCAATTTGATGATTTTTTTAAAAGATTTTTTGGAGGAGAAATTCCAGGTTATCAACAAGAACAAGAGTATACAAGTCTTGGTACCGGATTTTTATTTAATAAAGATGGATACATATTAACTAATTATCATGTTGTTGGCGGATCTGACAAAATAACTGTAACAAGTGTTAATGGTAAAAAATATAAAGCAAAGTATATTGGTGGAGATAATGATTTAGATATAGCTGTTATAAAAATAGATAATAAAGATAATTTACCTGTTTTAGAAATAGCCGATTCAGATAATATAGAAATAGGTTCTTGGGCTATTGCAATTGGTAATCCACTTGGTTTTAAAAATACCGTTACTGTTGGTGTTGTTAGTGCATTAAATAGAAAAATAGAAAAACCCGATGGTAATGGATATTATATAAACTTAATTCAAACTGATGCAGCTATAAATCCTGGAAATAGTGGAGGGCCTCTTTTGAATATTCATGCTCAAGTTATGGGTATAAATACAGTAATAGTAAATCCTCAATCTGGTTTTGTTAATTTGGGTTTTGCAATTCCTATAAATATGGCAAAAAGATTTGCAGATTCTATAATAAATGGTGGAAAAATTGAAAAAGCTTATTTAGGAGTTTATATGCAACCGGTTACAGAAAACCTTAAAAATGCACTTGGTCTTAAAGTAGATAAAGGTGCTTATGTTAGCTCCGTTGAAAAAGATTCACCTGCAGATAAAAATGGTATTAAAAAAGGTGATGTTATAATTAAAATTAATAATTTTAAAACAGATTCTGCAGAAGAATTAGCTTCTATAATAAAAACATTTCCAGCTGGAACAACAGTTACTGTTACTTTAAATAGAAAAGGTAAAGAAATAAAACTTGAAATACCTCTTGGAAAAAGAAGTAGTGTAGTTGCTACAGCAAAAAAAGAATACTTTGGAATGAGCGTTAGAAACTTAACTTCAGACGATTTAAGTGCTTTGAGATTACCAAAAGATTTTCATGGTGTAATAGTTGAAGAAGTAAATAAAGGTTATGCTGCTCAACTTGGTATTAAAAAAGATGATGTTATTTATGAAGCTGCTTTAAATGGTAGAGAGTATCAAATAAAAAATGTTTCAGATTGGAATAAGATTTTTTCTAATTTAAAGAAAAATAGTTATGTTGCTTTTATGGTTAGAAGAAATAATTATAGTGTAACTGTAAGCTTCTATTACAGAGGCGAATAA
- a CDS encoding phosphoglucosamine mutase encodes MKRLFGTDGIRGIVNEELTIEVGVRLANSLAKIYAGRYETLLVASDTRNSAEMFEYAIATGAISAGMNVEICGVIPTPALAHLTKEKKAIGIMISASHNPSIYNGLKVFCEGFKIPDELEVDLENLILSKEMDYSPYGEIGKVKRSKLKNKYIDYIVDIFKGLKTKYKIAIDVGNGASGTVVESIFDKLEIKYDIYNNTPDGFNINEKCGSTVPETLSNIVKNDGYDLGILFDGDADRCLFINKNGNLIDGDKLIAINSFKQKEQNRLKNDTVVTTVMSNLGFEEYLKKHGIKLLRTQVGDKYVLEKMLEFGANIGGEQSGHIIFLDRSTTGDGIITALETLHTLSYFDKSIEELTSEISDYPQLLKNVSVKDKKSIMLDERIIKKIKKYENIEDFRVLIRPSGTEHKIRVMTEGKDQKLVNDVVDEFVELIERIDRE; translated from the coding sequence TTGAAAAGATTATTTGGAACAGATGGAATAAGAGGTATAGTAAATGAAGAATTAACAATAGAAGTTGGAGTAAGATTGGCAAACTCGCTTGCAAAAATATATGCTGGAAGATATGAGACATTATTAGTTGCAAGTGATACAAGAAATTCTGCAGAAATGTTTGAATATGCAATAGCAACAGGTGCAATATCTGCGGGAATGAATGTTGAAATATGTGGTGTAATTCCAACACCAGCATTAGCACACTTAACAAAAGAAAAAAAAGCAATAGGAATAATGATATCAGCATCTCATAATCCATCTATATACAATGGATTAAAAGTATTTTGTGAAGGATTTAAAATACCAGATGAACTTGAAGTAGACTTAGAAAATTTAATATTATCAAAAGAAATGGATTATTCACCATATGGTGAAATAGGAAAAGTAAAAAGAAGTAAATTAAAAAATAAATATATTGATTATATAGTAGATATATTTAAGGGATTAAAAACAAAGTATAAAATAGCAATAGATGTGGGAAATGGAGCATCAGGAACAGTTGTTGAAAGTATATTTGATAAACTTGAAATAAAGTATGATATATATAACAATACACCAGATGGATTTAATATAAATGAAAAATGTGGTTCAACTGTTCCAGAAACACTTTCAAATATAGTAAAAAATGATGGATATGATTTGGGAATTTTATTTGATGGAGATGCAGATAGGTGTTTGTTCATTAATAAAAACGGAAATTTAATAGATGGAGATAAATTAATAGCTATAAATTCATTTAAACAAAAAGAACAAAATAGATTAAAAAATGATACAGTAGTTACTACGGTTATGAGTAATTTAGGATTTGAAGAATACTTAAAAAAACATGGTATAAAGTTATTAAGAACTCAAGTTGGAGATAAATATGTACTTGAAAAAATGTTAGAATTTGGAGCAAATATTGGTGGAGAACAATCAGGACATATAATATTTTTAGATAGATCAACAACAGGAGATGGAATAATAACAGCACTTGAAACACTTCACACATTATCTTATTTTGATAAATCAATAGAAGAATTAACTTCTGAAATATCAGATTATCCACAACTTTTAAAAAATGTTTCAGTTAAAGATAAAAAATCTATAATGTTAGATGAAAGAATAATAAAAAAAATAAAAAAGTATGAAAACATAGAAGACTTTAGAGTTTTAATAAGACCATCAGGTACAGAACACAAAATAAGAGTAATGACGGAAGGAAAAGATCAAAAGCTAGTTAATGATGTAGTTGATGAATTTGTTGAATTAATTGAAAGAATAGATAGAGAATAA
- the galT gene encoding galactose-1-phosphate uridylyltransferase, with protein MSELRKDPITRRWVIISTERAGRPNNYIKSEEVIENFCPFDYGNENTTPSEILSFRRPNTRPNTSGWWVRVVPNKFPALYKDAELKKSGHGMYDKITGFGYHEVIIETPEHNTSFSKMSDKQINEVIWAYLKRFVEIKKDKKVKYIQIFKNHGKEAGASLVHPHSQIIATPIVPYNILEELNGAENYYKFKDRCIYCDIIEQEIMEKDRVIQKTENFIAFEPYAARFPYETWILPLKHDSNFESIERDPNIIFELSSILHTVFKKFDKTLGNPPFNMVVHTAPFIEGIEKIFHWHIEIIPRLTNLAGFEWGTGFYINSVLPEKAAEDLRREEIL; from the coding sequence TTGAGTGAACTTAGAAAAGATCCAATAACAAGAAGATGGGTTATTATATCTACAGAACGTGCTGGAAGACCAAATAATTATATAAAATCAGAAGAAGTAATAGAAAATTTTTGTCCATTTGATTATGGAAATGAAAATACAACACCATCGGAAATTTTATCTTTTAGAAGACCTAATACTAGACCAAATACTTCAGGATGGTGGGTAAGAGTTGTGCCAAATAAATTTCCAGCACTTTATAAAGATGCTGAATTAAAAAAAAGTGGACATGGTATGTATGATAAAATAACAGGATTTGGATATCATGAGGTTATTATAGAAACGCCAGAACACAATACAAGTTTTTCAAAAATGTCTGATAAACAAATAAATGAAGTTATTTGGGCATATTTAAAAAGATTTGTAGAAATTAAAAAGGATAAAAAGGTTAAGTATATACAAATTTTTAAAAACCATGGAAAAGAAGCTGGTGCATCACTTGTTCATCCGCATTCTCAAATAATAGCAACACCAATAGTTCCATATAATATTTTAGAAGAATTAAATGGAGCAGAAAATTATTATAAGTTCAAAGATAGGTGTATTTATTGCGATATAATAGAACAAGAAATTATGGAAAAAGATAGGGTTATACAAAAAACAGAAAATTTTATAGCTTTTGAACCTTATGCTGCTAGGTTTCCATATGAAACATGGATACTTCCATTAAAACATGACAGTAATTTTGAGAGTATAGAAAGAGATCCTAATATTATCTTTGAACTTTCAAGCATTTTGCATACTGTATTTAAAAAATTTGATAAAACACTGGGGAACCCACCTTTTAATATGGTTGTTCATACAGCACCATTTATTGAAGGAATTGAAAAAATATTTCATTGGCACATAGAAATAATACCAAGATTAACAAATTTAGCTGGATTTGAATGGGGAACAGGCTTTTATATAAACTCTGTATTACCTGAAAAAGCAGCTGAAGATTTAAGAAGGGAGGAAATTTTATGA
- a CDS encoding glycogen synthase yields MKVGYVSYEVAPFAKVGGLADVAGALPKYLEKIGEDVYVIMPFHSIIEKKFDTSKFTLEKEEMYPNSHSYNKPFSLYSYFLPNSNVKIYFIKNSDIFGKDVYEKEDERLALQSSYFSDGVLSVVKEFEKDTEVLNINDWQTAIISVYLKINYFEDSILGKISTVLTIHNLGYQGIFPPEMLEIIGLPTYLYNVDALEFYGNINYLKGGILFADIINTVSKTYSEEIQTAEYGYKLDGVLRIRSDKLYGIINGIDYEKYNPLNEKNIFSKINDYSGKIKNKLSLQKLLKLPQKEDVPIISLISRLVDQKGLDLVKEVSNYLLLYDVQLVILGTGQEGYENYFKKLQEKYPNKVSANIMFDEDLAFKIYAGSDMFLMPSKYEPCGLGQMYAMRYGTVPIVRYTGGLSDTVREYYNPNSGTGFGFYEYEPCKMLMAVSKALYQYKIKKDNWIKLFENIMKQDFSYENTAKQYKELYKMASSNKNRW; encoded by the coding sequence ATGAAAGTAGGTTATGTATCATATGAAGTTGCACCATTTGCAAAGGTTGGAGGACTTGCCGATGTTGCAGGCGCTTTACCTAAGTATCTTGAAAAAATTGGAGAAGACGTTTATGTGATAATGCCGTTTCATAGTATTATAGAAAAAAAGTTTGATACGAGTAAGTTTACTTTAGAAAAAGAAGAAATGTATCCAAATAGTCATAGCTATAATAAACCATTTTCTTTATACAGTTATTTTCTGCCTAATTCAAATGTAAAAATTTATTTTATTAAAAATTCAGATATATTTGGAAAAGATGTTTATGAAAAGGAAGATGAAAGATTAGCACTTCAAAGTTCTTACTTTAGTGATGGTGTTTTATCTGTTGTAAAAGAATTTGAAAAAGATACAGAAGTTTTGAATATAAATGATTGGCAAACTGCCATAATATCGGTATATTTAAAGATTAATTATTTTGAAGATTCAATTCTTGGTAAAATCTCAACTGTACTAACAATACATAATTTAGGTTATCAAGGAATATTTCCACCAGAAATGTTAGAAATAATTGGATTGCCAACTTATCTATACAATGTTGATGCACTTGAATTCTATGGTAACATTAATTATCTAAAAGGTGGAATACTATTTGCAGATATTATTAATACCGTTAGTAAAACGTATTCTGAAGAAATTCAAACAGCAGAATATGGTTATAAATTAGATGGAGTATTAAGAATAAGATCAGATAAATTATATGGAATAATTAATGGTATAGATTATGAAAAATACAATCCATTAAATGAAAAAAATATATTCTCTAAAATAAATGATTATTCTGGAAAAATAAAAAATAAATTATCATTACAAAAGTTATTAAAATTACCTCAAAAAGAAGATGTACCAATAATTTCTTTAATAAGTAGATTAGTAGATCAAAAAGGATTAGATTTAGTAAAAGAAGTATCAAATTATCTTCTTCTGTATGATGTACAGTTAGTTATTTTGGGAACTGGTCAAGAAGGATATGAAAATTATTTCAAAAAATTACAAGAAAAGTATCCTAATAAAGTTTCAGCAAACATAATGTTTGATGAGGATTTAGCTTTTAAAATATATGCTGGTTCAGATATGTTTTTAATGCCTTCTAAGTATGAACCTTGTGGATTAGGGCAAATGTATGCCATGAGATATGGAACAGTACCAATTGTAAGATATACAGGAGGGCTTTCTGATACAGTTAGAGAATACTATAATCCAAATTCAGGAACTGGATTTGGATTTTATGAATATGAACCCTGTAAAATGCTAATGGCAGTTTCAAAAGCATTATATCAATATAAAATAAAAAAAGATAATTGGATTAAATTATTTGAAAATATTATGAAACAAGATTTTTCTTATGAAAATACGGCAAAACAATATAAGGAATTGTACAAAATGGCGTCATCAAATAAAAATAGGTGGTGA
- a CDS encoding MBL fold metallo-hydrolase, whose protein sequence is MKIDILVNGGNVWIPGSVQSSFSTIALLEFENKKILLEPGYLPSIMFLEEEMNKRNLRPDDITDLIISHVHLDHGYNSIFFKKSLVHVHESYSKKDYKKFGIIMGQAYDQMVKSWEGRVKTFKDGDLILGKIKVLHTPYHSKDHVSFIFDTENMGKVFFPGDICMNRIELYDIIRNLRTDKVADIMKENISNVDWILFTHDKPYKVR, encoded by the coding sequence GTGAAAATAGATATATTGGTTAATGGAGGAAATGTTTGGATTCCTGGAAGTGTTCAATCATCTTTTTCTACAATAGCACTTCTTGAATTTGAAAATAAAAAGATACTTTTAGAACCAGGATACCTACCTTCAATTATGTTTTTAGAAGAAGAAATGAACAAAAGAAATTTAAGACCAGATGATATAACAGATTTAATAATTTCTCATGTTCATTTAGATCATGGATACAATAGCATATTTTTTAAAAAATCATTAGTACACGTTCATGAAAGTTACTCAAAAAAAGATTATAAAAAATTTGGAATAATAATGGGTCAAGCATATGATCAAATGGTTAAAAGTTGGGAAGGAAGAGTTAAAACTTTTAAAGATGGAGATTTAATTTTAGGAAAGATAAAGGTGTTACATACACCATATCATTCTAAAGATCATGTTTCATTTATATTTGATACAGAAAATATGGGAAAAGTATTTTTCCCAGGAGATATTTGTATGAATAGAATAGAGCTCTATGATATTATTAGAAATTTGAGAACAGACAAAGTGGCAGATATAATGAAAGAAAATATATCAAATGTTGATTGGATTTTATTTACCCACGACAAACCTTATAAAGTGAGGTGA
- a CDS encoding CBS domain-containing protein yields MYVNNWYSSRYKYVYFNNSIKTVIELMEKTKEVIIILREDNTIYNMINIDDYKFLIEKDEKTKLYEVYDPVEFFLYGDDMVEDAVHLMLENEIRVLPVVDTEMYPMGIFGFFEVLRAFKGILGMDEMGTKIMLILDDTPGKLEYILNVLSKENINILSLLTNKIDDKKRLITIKLNIKNVNLVSDILDDAKIDYETIFEEGLE; encoded by the coding sequence ATGTATGTAAATAATTGGTATAGCTCTCGGTATAAATATGTTTATTTTAATAATAGTATAAAAACAGTTATTGAATTAATGGAAAAAACAAAAGAAGTAATTATTATTTTGAGAGAAGATAATACCATTTATAATATGATAAATATTGATGATTATAAATTTTTAATTGAAAAAGATGAAAAAACAAAATTATATGAAGTTTATGATCCTGTTGAATTTTTTTTGTATGGCGATGATATGGTTGAAGATGCAGTTCATTTGATGTTAGAAAATGAAATAAGGGTTTTACCAGTTGTGGATACTGAAATGTATCCAATGGGTATTTTTGGTTTTTTTGAAGTTTTAAGGGCATTTAAGGGGATTTTGGGTATGGATGAAATGGGAACTAAAATAATGCTCATATTAGATGATACACCAGGAAAATTGGAGTATATTTTAAATGTGCTTTCAAAAGAAAATATTAATATATTATCTCTTTTAACAAATAAAATAGATGATAAAAAAAGGCTTATAACTATAAAGTTAAATATAAAAAACGTAAACTTAGTATCAGATATTTTAGATGATGCAAAGATTGATTATGAAACTATATTTGAGGAGGGTTTGGAGTGA
- the wecB gene encoding non-hydrolyzing UDP-N-acetylglucosamine 2-epimerase has protein sequence MKIALIFGTRPEAIKMAPVYLKMKELGMDVKIIATAQHREMLDQVFEIFKIKPDYDLNIMKPNQQLSELTSRLIVSIDKILKKEKFDYILVHGDTTSTMAGSIAGFYNKIKVCHVEAGLRTNNIYNPYPEEMNRRITGTIATYHFAPTKRAKKNLLNEGINEKNIIITGNTVIDSLLWVEKNKKDEIEKIKEKYGLKGKKYILMTMHRRENWGDPMKNTLKAVKKYLKENSDMNLVFPVHLNPMVRKVVNEELKELKNVILIDPVEYLEFISLMDGCHYIMTDSGGIQEEAPSLGKPTVVLRKTTERPEALESGTALLAGTDFNDVYNTMKQLEGELYEKMSNTSNPFGNGKASKIICDFLNSL, from the coding sequence ATGAAAATAGCATTGATATTTGGAACAAGACCAGAAGCAATAAAAATGGCACCAGTGTATCTAAAGATGAAAGAACTTGGAATGGATGTGAAAATAATTGCAACTGCACAACATAGAGAAATGCTCGATCAAGTTTTTGAAATATTTAAAATAAAACCAGATTATGATTTAAATATAATGAAACCAAATCAACAATTATCAGAATTGACTTCAAGATTAATAGTTTCGATAGATAAAATATTAAAAAAAGAAAAGTTTGATTATATTTTAGTTCATGGAGATACTACAAGTACTATGGCTGGTAGTATAGCAGGATTTTATAATAAAATAAAAGTTTGTCATGTTGAAGCTGGTTTAAGAACTAATAATATTTATAACCCTTATCCAGAAGAAATGAATAGAAGAATAACTGGAACAATTGCAACTTATCATTTTGCTCCAACAAAAAGAGCTAAAAAAAATCTCTTAAATGAAGGTATAAATGAAAAAAATATAATTATTACTGGTAATACAGTTATAGATTCTTTATTATGGGTAGAAAAAAATAAAAAAGATGAAATAGAAAAAATAAAAGAAAAATATGGTTTAAAAGGGAAAAAATATATTTTAATGACTATGCATAGAAGAGAAAATTGGGGAGATCCAATGAAAAACACTTTAAAGGCCGTAAAAAAATATCTTAAAGAAAATTCAGATATGAATTTAGTATTTCCTGTTCATTTAAATCCAATGGTTAGAAAAGTTGTAAATGAAGAATTGAAAGAATTAAAAAATGTAATACTTATAGATCCTGTTGAATATTTAGAATTTATAAGTTTAATGGATGGATGTCATTATATAATGACAGATAGTGGAGGAATTCAAGAAGAAGCTCCTTCTTTGGGAAAACCAACGGTTGTTTTAAGAAAAACTACGGAAAGACCAGAAGCTTTAGAATCTGGAACTGCTTTATTAGCTGGTACAGATTTTAATGATGTTTATAATACTATGAAACAACTTGAAGGGGAACTTTATGAAAAAATGTCAAATACTTCAAATCCTTTTGGGAATGGAAAAGCTTCAAAAATAATATGTGATTTTTTAAATTCTTTATAA
- the ispF gene encoding 2-C-methyl-D-erythritol 2,4-cyclodiphosphate synthase, producing MLKVGFGYDVHPLIENRKLILGGVEIENKKGLDGHSDGDVFFHAVIDGLLGLCGMGSIGELFPETQEFKDANSYELLKKTYNEINKKFNLKINNIDSTIVSKSARISNVKEKIKENTSKALNISINQINVKGKSGNTLGVAGKDEGIEVYCIILANVDEIK from the coding sequence TTGTTAAAAGTAGGCTTTGGATACGATGTTCATCCACTTATTGAAAATAGAAAATTAATTTTGGGTGGAGTTGAAATAGAAAATAAAAAAGGATTAGATGGCCATTCTGATGGTGATGTTTTTTTTCATGCTGTTATAGATGGATTATTAGGATTATGTGGGATGGGTTCTATTGGAGAACTATTTCCTGAAACGCAAGAATTTAAAGATGCTAACAGTTATGAACTTTTAAAAAAAACATATAATGAAATAAATAAAAAATTTAATTTAAAAATAAATAATATTGACTCTACAATAGTTTCTAAAAGTGCAAGAATATCAAATGTAAAAGAAAAAATAAAAGAAAATACTTCAAAAGCTTTGAATATAAGTATAAATCAAATAAATGTAAAGGGTAAGAGTGGAAATACCCTTGGTGTTGCTGGAAAAGATGAAGGAATAGAAGTTTATTGTATAATTCTTGCAAATGTTGATGAGATAAAATAA
- the dnaN gene encoding DNA polymerase III subunit beta yields MTFEIEKKLLSDALEMASNAVAKKTTNPILSGIKIEAEGENIHFYATDLQTGFHKILKVKNALEEVSSFVVDQKIFSEIIKTLPGGVIKLTYDNGVLIVESGYSNFKLPTMDGKDFPDVIPNVVGNVLTLKRIEILKMIEKVIFCAIKDSDPLSRNLNGLYWDFRDGGYLNLVASDGYRLALSETHLEEENLPTSFLLSLKSMEELKSVLANSKSEEFKLNFDGSRTMFSFEEENIELVLNVVDAKYPNYPEFIPQAFKTKMTISTNEFLNTIKRVSIAAGKTEQIRINIEDVNITLMANSPDVGEAKEVIEVQKEGEDMLIAYSPRYLREAIEKLETSEFEFNISGDVNPTILKPIEDNSYMYLVMPTRWS; encoded by the coding sequence ATGACCTTTGAAATAGAAAAAAAGCTTTTGAGTGATGCTCTTGAAATGGCTTCTAATGCTGTTGCTAAGAAAACAACAAATCCTATACTTTCTGGAATAAAAATTGAAGCTGAGGGAGAAAATATTCATTTTTATGCAACTGATTTGCAAACAGGTTTTCACAAAATTTTAAAAGTAAAAAATGCTTTAGAAGAAGTTTCTTCGTTTGTTGTAGATCAAAAAATATTTAGTGAAATAATAAAAACATTGCCTGGTGGAGTTATAAAATTAACTTATGATAATGGTGTATTAATTGTAGAATCAGGATATTCAAACTTTAAATTACCAACAATGGATGGAAAAGATTTTCCAGATGTAATACCAAATGTTGTTGGAAATGTTCTTACTTTAAAAAGAATAGAAATATTGAAAATGATAGAAAAAGTAATATTTTGTGCTATAAAAGATAGTGATCCATTATCTAGAAATTTAAATGGTCTTTATTGGGACTTTAGAGATGGAGGATACTTAAATCTTGTTGCATCTGATGGATATAGATTAGCTTTGTCTGAAACGCATTTAGAAGAAGAAAATCTTCCAACTTCATTTTTATTATCTTTGAAGAGTATGGAAGAGTTAAAATCTGTTTTAGCTAACTCAAAATCGGAAGAGTTTAAATTAAATTTTGATGGTTCAAGAACTATGTTTAGTTTTGAAGAAGAAAATATAGAATTAGTTTTAAATGTTGTTGATGCTAAGTATCCTAATTATCCAGAATTTATACCTCAAGCATTTAAAACTAAAATGACAATATCAACAAATGAATTTTTGAATACTATAAAAAGAGTTTCTATTGCTGCTGGAAAAACTGAACAAATAAGAATAAATATTGAAGATGTAAATATAACTTTAATGGCAAATTCTCCAGATGTTGGAGAAGCTAAGGAAGTTATTGAGGTTCAAAAAGAAGGTGAAGATATGCTTATAGCATATTCTCCAAGATATTTAAGAGAAGCTATAGAAAAGCTTGAAACTTCAGAGTTTGAATTTAATATTTCAGGTGATGTTAATCCTACTATTTTAAAACCAATAGAAGATAACAGTTACATGTATCTTGTAATGCCAACAAGGTGGTCTTAA